One genomic segment of Ricinus communis isolate WT05 ecotype wild-type chromosome 5, ASM1957865v1, whole genome shotgun sequence includes these proteins:
- the LOC8280552 gene encoding DNA repair protein UVH3 isoform X7, protein MEVLIQLSWFLCLHPCKMFLYVRDTVLKMRERLTVDKKKHDQGANKDIGKQNEDHTSNGNVKEVLIDLIDMERTDLERDDVVAESYNQEKLDEMLAASIAAEEDVISINTASTSAAAIPSEEEGNDEVEEMILPEICGKVDPTVLAALPPSMQLDLLVQMRERLIAENRQKYQKVKKAPEKFSELQIEAYLKTVAFRREIDHVQKAAAGNGVGGVQSSRIASEANREFIFSSSFTGDKQLLTSTGVQRNGNKQQQAPTMNPTFDSMNCVTSTSKSNAVSGSVQDEPRRVFDEDVETYLDENGRIRVSRVRAMGMRMTRDLQRNLDLMKEIEQERTHAIETAPSQSELTRDKIGSPKSFPSKKLHVESSHDKHSDSVKLNERNQQSMLNDEGSIQISFEADGRSKCLDSDDDVFTSLVAGQPVNIPSVDNITSRIQTSDSASDGDWEEGTIETRGNSSSNNLALETNPPLKEKNISDDSEVEWEDGGGDHENSSFPSESKMPASRGYMEEEADLQEAIRRSLEDLGGEIFNNTLSEHEKLKISDKNVYKDVGFLDQEDNTGGLILPEKDVTQQDQPFSEISATGKIDKVGQYDISQVFSSQSQLAFSEAHDPDNMDILTNKLYERDMGSNDGQPSRALNMEGSVCRGMSSAESAAPLETHVILKQFSETNVEDMGLSTSTKMRSGISNISKAAWSNVSFASSIDDDRNKVEAEPSVLVNEEKRPETYCQSVKITNPSTSIMEPSINLAIGTDVESKLAGEKNSGNLFNEKKQDMEKVVSNENLREDFSEVTLQEEILILGQERMNLGSEQKKLERNAESVSSEMFAECQELLQMFGLPYIIAPMEAEAQCAYMELANLVDGVVTDDSDVFLFGARNVYKNIFDDRKYVETYFMKDIERELGLTREKLIRMALLLGSDYTEGISGIGIVNAIEVVNAFPEEDGLEKFREWIYSPDPTILGKLDVRDGRSMRRKGESDSANNNVVDSFGKKVSESHKEEDSADHTQEIRQIFMDKHRNVSKNWHVPSSFPSEAVISAYMSPQVDKSTEPFTWGKPDLHVLRRICWEKFAWGVQKSDELLLPVLKEYNKHETQLRLEAFYTSNERFAKIRSRRIKKALKGITGYQSSEMMDDDVKDSSKSRKKRTIGPGESVDSEPDAALKREREGLFSDKTDSLEKSTTKRSRKRTAGQPVLTERENPGQHLQAEGRRKTHKGQCGDGRGKGRGRGRGRGRGRGKGSGIELSDSSYDYVSGDDDELEVRIEKSEGPQELRRSTRSRKPANYTLDGFKVDVDSAVDRGDKQSNESAAELDLFGVIGKSTDASSCLNGKEQHKVEDALPEDFSKDYLENGQHCLTDDNGSEPKYPGGASVSKDYLKMGGGFCMDESETCTDQDAAHSPSMPAFEEMADASNVSGSMEETDRGEGLLPLVCSIKRTLNDMQDGGKTNAHDAEPSTDCLNATDIGDHSEASLCLPETTGSKTIAPTLSAMPFLKRKRRN, encoded by the exons ATGGAAGTGTTGATCCAGCTATCTTGGTTTCTTTGCCTCCATCCATGCAAGATGTTCTTGTATGTAAGAGATACTGTACTTAAG ATGCGAGAGAGGTTGACGGtggataaaaaaaaacatgatcAAGGAGCCAATAAG GATATTGGAAAACAGAATGAGGATCACACGAGTAATGGAAATGTTAAGGAGGTCTTGATAGATCTAATAGACATGGAAAGGACTGATTTAGAGAGGGATGATGTGGTAGCAGAGAGTTACAACCAGGAAAAGCTAGATGAAAT GTTGGCAGCATCTATTGCGGCCGAGGAGGATGTGATTTCAATTAATACTGCCTCGACATCTGCTGCTGCAATTCCTTCTGAGGAGGAAGGCAATGATGAAGTTGAAGAAATGATACTG CCAGAAATCTGTGGGAAAGTTGATCCCACTGTCTTAGCAGCTCTGCCACCATCAATGCAACTCGATCTTCTTGTTCAG ATGAGAGAGAGATTGATTGctgaaaatagacaaaaatatcaaaaagtcAAGAAG GCACCTGAAAAATTTTCTGAGCTACAAATAGAGGCTTACCTGAAAACTGTTGCTTTCCGCCGGGAAATAGATCATGTGCAAAAAGCTGCAGCTGGGAATGGTGTCGGTGGTGTTCAGTCTTCACGAATAGCGTCCGAAGCCAATAGAGAATTTATCTTCTCTTCATCTTTTACAGGGGACAAACA ATTGTTGACGTCTACTGGAGTGCAGAGAAATGGAAATAAGCAACAACAGGCACCTACAATGAATCCTACTTTCGATTCTATGAATTGTGTTACGTCTACTAGTAAGTCAAATGCTGTTTCAGGATCAGTCCAGGATGAACCTAGAAGGGTATTTGATGAAGATGTTGAGACATATCTGGATGAAAATGGTCGTATTCGAGTTAGTAGAGTGAGAGCTATGGGGATGCGCATGACGCGTGATTTGCAAAGGAACTTGGatttaatgaaagaaattgaaCAAGAGAGAACACATGCGATTGAGACTGCACCTTCTCAGTCTGAGCTGACCAGAGATAAGATTGGTTCTCCAAAAAGCTTTCCCAGTAAAAAACTGCATGTAGAAAGTTCACATGACAAACATAGTGACTCTGTTAAACTGAACGAGAGAAATCAGCAGTCTATGTTAAATGATGAGGGTTCTATACAGATATCTTTTGAAGCTGATGGCAGAAGTAAGTGTCTTGACAGTGATGATGATGTATTTACCTCTTTAGTTGCTGGGCAACCTGTTAACATCCCTTCTGTTGACAATATTACATCAAGAATTCAGACTTCAGATTCTGCTTCAGATGGTGATTGGGAAGAAGGAACTATTGAAACAAGAGGTAATAGCTCTTCTAATAATTTGGCGTTAGAAACTAATCCCCCACTTAAGGAAAAAAACATTAGTGATGATAGTGAAGTAGAATGGGAAGATGGAGGTGGTGATCATGAAAATTCTTCATTCCCATCTGAATCAAAAATGCCGGCTTCCAGAGGTTATATGGAGGAAGAGGCTGATTTGCAAGAAGCAATAAGGAGAAGTCTTGAGGATCTTGGGGGTGAGATATTCAATAACACACTATCTGAgcatgaaaaattaaaaatctctGACAAAAATGTTTACAAGGATGTTGGGTTCCTTGATCAAGAAGACAATACTGGTGGGCTAATTCTGCCTGAGAAGGATGTGACCCAACAAGATCAACCTTTCTCTGAAATTTCGGCAACTGGAAAGATTGACAAGGTGGGTCAATATGATATCTCTCAGGTCTTTTCTTCACAGAGCCAGTTAGCGTTTTCTGAGGCACATGATCCTGATAACATGGACATCCtgacaaataaattatatgaaagAGATATGGGCTCAAATGATGGACAACCAAGTCGAGCTTTAAATATGGAGGGGAGTGTCTGCAGAGGAATGTCATCTGCAGAATCAGCTGCTCCCTTGGAAACCCATGTGATTTTAAAGCAATTTTCAGAAACTAATGTTGAGGATATGGGGCTATCTACCTCAACTAAGATGCGATCAGGAATTTCCAATATTTCTAAAGCAGCATGGAGTAATGTGTCTTTTGCTAGCTCAATTGATGATGATAGAAATAAAGTAGAAGCAGAACCATCTGTATTGGTCAATGAGGAAAAAAGACCCGAAACATATTGTCAATCAGTTAAGATAACCAACCCTTCAACATCTATTATGGAGCCATCCATAAATTTGGCAATTGGCACTGATGTTGAGTCGAAGTTGGCTGGAGAAAAAAATTCTGGTAATCTATTTAATGAAAAGAAGCAGGACATGGAAAAAGTTGTGAGCAATGAGAATCTAAGGGAGGATTTCTCAGAGGTCACTTTGCAGGAGGAAATACTGATTCTTGGTCAAGAAAGAATGAATCTAGGATCTGAACAGAAGAAGCTTGAACGCAATGCAGAATCAGTTAGCAGTGAGATGTTTGCTGAATGTCAA GAACTGTTGCAGATGTTTGGCTTACCATATATCATAGCACCAATGGAAGCAGAGGCTCAATGTGCTTACATGGAACTTGCAAATCTTGTTGATGGTGTTGTGACTGATGACTCTGATGTGTTCTTATTTGGGGCCCGAAATGTCTACAAGAACATTTTTGATGACCGCAAATATGTTGAGACATACTTCATGAAG GATATTGAAAGAGAGCTAGGCTTAAccagagaaaaattaattcGAATGGCGTTACTTCTTGGGAGTGATTATACTGAGGGCATTAG TGGGATTGGTATTGTTAATGCTATTGAGGTCGTGAATGCATTCCCGGAAGAGGATGGCCTTGAGAAATTCCGGGAATGGATCTACTCACCAGATCCGACTATTTTGGGGAAGCTGGATGTGCGCGATGGTAGAAGTATGAGAAGAAAAGGCGAGTCAGATTCTGCAAATAACAATGTAGTTGATTCATTTGGGAAGAAAGTCTCAGAATCTCACAAGGAAGAAGATTCTGCAGATCACACTCAAGAAATAAGGCAGATTTTCATGGATAAACAT AGAAATGTAAGCAAGAACTGGCAtgttccttcttcttttccaAGTGAAGCAGTCATTTCTGCGTATATGTCTCCACAAGTGGACAAATCAACTGAGCCTTTCACATGGGGGAAACCAGATCTTCATGTTCTTCGCAG AATATGCTGGGAAAAGTTTGCATGGGGCGTCCAAAAGTCAGATGAGTTGCTATTACCTGTTCTGAAAGAGTACAATAAACATGAG ACTCAACTGCGGCTGGAAGCATTTTACACTTCCAACGAAAGATTTGCAAAAATTCGCAGTAGGAGAATCAAGAAAGCCCTTAAAGGGATCACAGGATATCAATCCTCAGAGATGATGGATGATGATGTGAAAGATTCTTCTAAaagtagaaagaaaagaacaattgGGCCTGGTGAATCTGTCGACTCCGAACCAGATGCGGCTTTAAAGAGAGAAAGGGAAGGTCTTTTCAGTGATAAGACAGACTCCTTGGAAAAATCTACTACAAAGCGGTCTAGGAAAAGGACTGCTGGACAACCTGTTTTGACTGAAAGGGAGAATCCGGGACAGCACTTGCAGGCAGAGGGTAGGCGAAAGACCCATAAAGGACAATGTGGGGATGGAAGAGGTAAAGGAAGAGGGAGAGGCCGCGGAAGAGGGAGAGGAAGGGGAAAAGGCAGTGGAATTGAACTATCTGATTCCAGCTATGATTATGTCAgtggtgatgatgatgagctGGAAGTTCGTATTGAGAAGTCAGAAGGGCCACAAGAATTACGAAGG TCAACGCGCTCGAGGAAACCTGCAAATTACACTCTGGATGGCTTCAAAGTTGATGTAGACAGCGCTGTAGATCGAGGTGATAAACAGTCTAATGAATCAGCGGCAGAACTAGACTTATTTGGAGTTATAGGGAAAAGTACAGATGCCAGTAGTTGCCTCAATGGCAAGGAACAGCATAAAGTGGAAGACGCACTACCTGAGGACTTCTCTAAAGATTATCTTGAAAATGGACAGCATTGTTTGACTGATGATAATGGAAGTGAGCCTAAATATCCAGGTGGAGCTAGTGTCTCTAAAGATTACCTTAAAATGGGAGGTGGGTTTTGCATGGATGAAAGTGAGACATGCACCGACCAAGATGCTGCCCATAGCCCATCTATGCCTGCTTTCGAGGAAATGGCTGATGCTTCCAACGTCTCTGGAAGTATGGAAGAAACTGATAGGGGTGAGGGTTTGCTGCCATTAGTTTGTAGCATCAAAAGAACTTTGAATGATATGCAAGATGGAGGAAAGACAAACGCACATGATGCTGAGCCGAGTACGGATTGTCTAAATGCAACAGACATCGGTGATCATTCCGAAGCCAGTCTGTGTCTGCCAGAAACCACTGGGAGTAAAACCATAGCTCCCACGCTCAGTGCGATGCCTTTTCTGAAAAGAAAACGGAGGAACTGA